TATGAAAAAAATGAAAAGGAAGAATTTACAAGTTGAAGATATTAGAATAGATTTTTTGGGACTAAATGCTCTTCATTTAGATATAGCAGATATGTCTGATGAGTTAATTAGAAATATGAATGAGGTCGTGATGAGGATAGCTATAAGAACTTTAACAAAGGAAGAAGCAGAAAAATTAATTCCTGAAATATCACCTTTACAATTAAATGGACCACCAGGAGCAAGTTTTTTTGGAGGAAGAGCAAAAATTCAAAATGTAATAGGGCTTTGGCCGACATTTATACCAAGAGATATGGTAAAATTAACTTCACATATTTTGGAGGTGAAATAATGGAAAAATTTTATTTAAAAGATATTGCACATGGAAGATCAGGGGACAAAGGAAATATAAGTAATATTTGTGTTTATGCTAGAAAAAAAGAAGATTATCCTTTTTTAAAAAATTTTTTAACAGTAGATAGGGTAAAAGAGCATTTTAAAAATATAGTTACTGGAGAAATTAAAAGATATACTGTTGATTCTTTAAATGGAATAAATTTTGTTATGAAAGAAGCATTAGGAGGAGGAGCAACTTTATCTCTTAGATTAGATTCATTAGGTAAATCTATGGCTTCAGCATTGATGAGACTAGAAATTGATAGAGAAGTATACAATAAATATAATAGGGGAGGTACTTATGAAGAAAAGTAGTTATTCAGGTTTTTATAAATTATCTGTTGAGGAAAGATTACAAGAAGTTGCAAAATTTGCTAACTTAGATGAAGAAGATATTAAAAATATAGAAAATACAGATGTATTAGATATTTCCAAAGCTGATAATATGATTGAAAATGTTATTGGAAGATTTACTTTGCCTATGGGAGTTGCTTTAAATTTCAAAATAAATAATAAAGATTATGTTATTCCAATGGTTTCAGAGGAGGCATCTGTTATTGCAGCTGCAAGTAATGCAGCAAAATTAGCAAGATCTTCAGGAGGATTTTGTGCTAGCAATACAGGTTCTATTATGATAGCTCAGATTCAAATTGTTGGAATAAAAGATATAAATTACACAAGAATGGTAATTTATGAAAATAAGAAAGAAATTTTAAAAATATGTAATGACAGGGATCCTGTTCTTATCAAATTTGGGGGAGGAGCATTAGATATAGATGTTAGAGTTATAGAGACAAATCTTGAAAATATGATTGTTTTACATTTAAAAGTTAATACTTTAGATGCTATGGGAGCGAACGCTGTTAATACTATGGCAGAAGCAGTGGCTCCATTTATTGAAAAAGTAACAGGAGGTACTGTATATTTAAGGATTTTATCTAATTTAGCAGTTGAAAGATTAGTAAGAGCCAGAACAAAAATAAAAAAAGAAGAATTAGGTGGAGAAGAAATAGTAGATAAAATCATATTGGCCTATGCTTTTGCAGAAGCAGATCCTTTTAGAGCAACAACTCATAATAAAGGAATTATGAATGGTATTTCAGCTGTTGTTCTTGCAACTGGAAATGATACTAGAGCTATAGAAGCTGGAGCTCATGCTTATGCCTCTATAACAGGAAGTTATAAACCTTTGACAAAATGGGAAAAAGATAATAATGGAGATTTAGTGGGAACAATAGAATTACCTTTAGCATTGGGATTAGTTGGAGGAGCAACAAAAATACATCCTACTGCAAAAACAGTGGTAAAAATATTAGGGGTAAAATCAGCTACTGAGTTAGGAGAAATTGTAGCTTCTGTAGGTTTGGCACAAAATCTTGCAGCAATTAAAGCTCTTGCAACTGAAGGAATACAAAGAGGTCACATGTCTCTTCATGCAAAAAATATAGCCAATGTTGCTGGAGCAAAAGGAGAAGAATTAGATAGAATTGTGAAAAAGATGATAGAAGATAAAAATATTAATTTAGAATATGCTAGATCTCTACTAAAAAATAAGGAGTGAGTAGTATGAATAAAGAAACTAAAAAAGAAAATTATACAGAGGTATGGGGAGATACAGTTATATTAAAAGAATTATTATATTCTTGTATTATTGGAGTTTTTTTAACAATGGCTATGTTTTTTTTAGGGCAAAAAATATTTCATAACTTTGAAAGTATAGACAAAAGTTTAGCAAATGGCTATGCTTTACTAATAGGTGTTATAGGATGTATTACATCTGGGGCTATTTGTGCTAAATTATTTCATCCAAAAAGAACAGTAGAAGAAAAATTTGAATTTGAAAATATAGAAAATATTTTGGAATCTGCTGGAATAACTTTAGAAGAAGAAAAAGAGGCTTTATCAAGGTTAGATTCAGAAGTTATAAAAGAATTAGAGGATTTAGAACTTTATGCTTTATTAGCATTAATTCCCGAAGACTCAAAAAATTATAAAAAAGAATATAAAGAAAAGGTAAAAGGAGGGATGTAAATGACTCTATGGATTATTGCAGGTGCATTTTTAGCTGCATTTTTAGGCGGTATCATATATTCTATTGTTGGGATTATTCCAGGGACTGATGAAACAGCAACTATGGCTCCTGTAACTTTAGTTCTTGTATTATTGAAAGTTCATCCTATCATTTTATTTTCATGGACTATTGGAATTATGGTTGCTATACAAATAACACATACTATTCCAACTTCTATGGCAGCATTACCAGGTAGTACAATGGCAGTTCCTATGGTTTTTTATAGTTCTTTGGCAAAACGTTTAGGAATACCTCATATAGCAATGAGAAAAATGGCAGCTGGGTCTTTAATTGGTTCTATTATTGCTGTTCCATTTTCTGTAATTTTTGCATATCTTTTAGCACCTTTAGGTGATAGAATTAGCCCTTATATTGGATTAATATTTACTATTGGAGCAGTTGTGATAGCATATATGTCAAATGCAAAATGGGCTGCGGTTATTTGCTTAATTCCTTATTCATTTTTAATTCAAGGATTTCAAAGATTGAGTATGGAAGCTGTTGGAAAAAATCTATTTATTTCTATTTTCATGGGGATTACAATAGGACCTATGATTTCTGAACTATTTAATGTTCTTGTTCCTAAAATGAGAAATAAACAAAAAAGAAAAAGGCCTAATGAAATTTGGCTAGCTCCAGATTCCAAGAAAAAACTTTCATTATATCCCAATCCTTTTAAACTCCTTACAAAGAGACAAAATAAAGATATTTTAGCAACTTCTGTTGTTAGTACAGCTTCATTTACTTTCTCGCCAGTTGGAACAACTGTTCTTTTAGGGGAATTGGTAGCAGGAAGAAAAAAGGAATTATATGAAAAGATTACTTCAACTGTTGGTGTACAGGATGCAGTAAGTAATGCAACTTATATAGGAGGAGTTATTATACCCTTATTAGCATTCGGTTTGCCACTTAGCCCAGTAGCTTTAGGTCCAGCTGCTCCATTATTTAATGCTCCACCAGTATTTACAATAGCTCCAATTAATAATTTGCATAACTATTTAGATGTTTGGCATTATATAGTATTTGGTTTTATAGGAATATTAGGAGGCAGTTTGTTGGCCTACCCGATTTCAATAACAAAAGCAAGATCATGGACTGAAAAAATGTTTAAGGGAATTAGCCATGAAGCATTAATTGGGTCATTTCTTGGATTAATATTTATGTTAGCTTATTATGAAGCTGGTCTTATTGGTATTATGATAGCACTTTGTATTGGACTATTTGGTGGAATTCTTCACAATATTTTTGAAATTCATACTGGAGTTCAATTTATGGCTTATTATGCTTCAGCTTGGATAGTTTCTCATTTATTAGCTTTAGTATAAAGTAGATATTAAAAATATATTTAATACTATTATATAGAAGTTAAGTTCAGAATAGGAATTGCTATATATATTTAAAATATAACAATTCCTATTTTTTCTTTATCAATAATTTGACTTATTATATTCCAAATAATACAATGATATAAATAGAAGATAGTAGGTGAAATAAATGAAAGAGATATTAAAAAATATAGAGTTAAATCAAATAATAGGACTATACCATTTTGAAGATTCTTGTTTTACTGTTGGGAAGATTTTAAAAATAAGTGAAAAATATTTGTATTTACTTTCTTATGATGTAAATTTTAAAGAAGATGGAATAAAAATATTTTTGATTAATTCTGTAAAAAGAATTATATTAAAATCTAATTATATTGAAAATCTAAAAAAAATTCAAAATAATACTTATAATTTTAATAATGGAGATAAGGATTTATTTCAAAAATTAATAATAAATAAGATAAAAACTTCTATTTATTTAGCAGATGAAAGTGTTGAAGATGCTTATTTAATAGAAAAAGAAAAAAATTATTTTAGATTTCAAATATTAGATGATAATGGAAATATTTCATCAGAAGAAATTATAGGTAAAGATTATTTGAAAAGAATTAAAATAGCTAATCCTATCAAGAGAGAAGAATATAAAAATTTTAAAATTATCACTACAATAGATGGTAGAGAGTATATGGCTTATGATTTATCCTATAATGAGGACTATTTAACTTTTTATGAAAAAGAAGAATTTTTTGATGTTGGCAAAATAAATATTATTGCAAAAAATAGTATAGAAAATATTTCAGAATTAAAAGTTAAATTAAAGGTTAAAAAAGAAAGTTTTTATAATTTGATTGATTTAGAAAAAGAATTAGAAATTTTTAAAATTTTAAAGACATGTTTAGAAAATAATTTTCTTGTTTTTATAGATAATAAAGATTTTCTTGAAACAAAAATTGGGATTATTGTAGAATTAAAAGAAGAAAAATTAAGGATAAAAGAAGTTGATAAATATGGAAATTATAATAAGATTTCTGAGATATATCTTGATGAGATTGAGTTGTTAGCAGTAAAAAATTATAAATTTTGGGAGGAAAACTATGAAGAAAAATTTTAGATTTTGTGTTTTATTTATTTTTGTATTTTTGTTTAATACCTTAATAGCAAAGGCTGAAAGAGAAATTAAATATGTTGATTCTAAGATAAGGAAGGGGATGATATATTTTAAAGACGAAAAAACTTCATATACAGGAATAATGAAAGACTATCATAAAAATGGAAAAGTAAAAAATGAATGGACTGTTGTAAATGGTGTAATTGACGGTTTATCAAAAGTTTATTATGAAAATGGAAGCTTAAAATATGAAGCATATTTAAAAAATAATAAACAAGATGGAATAGTAAAAAATTATTATCCTAATGGAAAATTAGAAATGGAAATTCCATTTAAAGATGGTATAAGAGAGGGAGTGCAAAAGCAATATTCTGAAAGTGGTAAATTAATTGTTGAAGCTACTTTAAAAAATAATTTAAGAAATGGATTATATAAAGATTATTATGAGAATGGAAAAGTGGAAAATGAAGGGATATATAAGGATGATAAAAAAGAGGGGATTTTTAAAGAATATTATCCAAATGGCAATTTGAAAAGAGAAGTGGAATATAAAAATGATATTCCAAATGGAATAGCAAGGCAATATAATGAAAAAGGAATAAAAGAAAAGGAAACTTCATTTAAAAATGGAATAGAAGACGGAGTTAGAAAAGATTACTATAAAAGTGGAAAACTTGAAGTAGAGGGCTTCTATAAGAATGATAAACCAGATGGATGGACTTATGTATATAATGAAGATGGAACTTTAAAAAGAGAAATATTTTTTGTAGAAGGAAAGGCTTATGAAAAAAGTAAGGACAAAAAATAAAAAAGGAGCTTTCAAGCTGCCACACTTTACTAACTCCTAGCATTGATTTTTTACAAGAATCTAAGCTAATAAACTTGTAATAATACATTCCATTAGTAAATAATAGAAGACTTCTATTATAGCTACTAAAAGAAATAATATTATTAATATTCGTTTCTGTTTGCTAGACATTTTTTCACCTCCAAAATTAGAATGAAAAAATGGGAGACTTTTAGATTATATCAAAAATTTTAAATATTGAAAATG
The sequence above is a segment of the Fusobacterium simiae genome. Coding sequences within it:
- a CDS encoding hydroxymethylglutaryl-CoA reductase, degradative, with the protein product MKKSSYSGFYKLSVEERLQEVAKFANLDEEDIKNIENTDVLDISKADNMIENVIGRFTLPMGVALNFKINNKDYVIPMVSEEASVIAAASNAAKLARSSGGFCASNTGSIMIAQIQIVGIKDINYTRMVIYENKKEILKICNDRDPVLIKFGGGALDIDVRVIETNLENMIVLHLKVNTLDAMGANAVNTMAEAVAPFIEKVTGGTVYLRILSNLAVERLVRARTKIKKEELGGEEIVDKIILAYAFAEADPFRATTHNKGIMNGISAVVLATGNDTRAIEAGAHAYASITGSYKPLTKWEKDNNGDLVGTIELPLALGLVGGATKIHPTAKTVVKILGVKSATELGEIVASVGLAQNLAAIKALATEGIQRGHMSLHAKNIANVAGAKGEELDRIVKKMIEDKNINLEYARSLLKNKE
- a CDS encoding AtuA-related protein codes for the protein MEKFYLKDIAHGRSGDKGNISNICVYARKKEDYPFLKNFLTVDRVKEHFKNIVTGEIKRYTVDSLNGINFVMKEALGGGATLSLRLDSLGKSMASALMRLEIDREVYNKYNRGGTYEEK
- a CDS encoding tripartite tricarboxylate transporter permease, whose amino-acid sequence is MTLWIIAGAFLAAFLGGIIYSIVGIIPGTDETATMAPVTLVLVLLKVHPIILFSWTIGIMVAIQITHTIPTSMAALPGSTMAVPMVFYSSLAKRLGIPHIAMRKMAAGSLIGSIIAVPFSVIFAYLLAPLGDRISPYIGLIFTIGAVVIAYMSNAKWAAVICLIPYSFLIQGFQRLSMEAVGKNLFISIFMGITIGPMISELFNVLVPKMRNKQKRKRPNEIWLAPDSKKKLSLYPNPFKLLTKRQNKDILATSVVSTASFTFSPVGTTVLLGELVAGRKKELYEKITSTVGVQDAVSNATYIGGVIIPLLAFGLPLSPVALGPAAPLFNAPPVFTIAPINNLHNYLDVWHYIVFGFIGILGGSLLAYPISITKARSWTEKMFKGISHEALIGSFLGLIFMLAYYEAGLIGIMIALCIGLFGGILHNIFEIHTGVQFMAYYASAWIVSHLLALV
- a CDS encoding phage head-tail adapter protein; protein product: MKEILKNIELNQIIGLYHFEDSCFTVGKILKISEKYLYLLSYDVNFKEDGIKIFLINSVKRIILKSNYIENLKKIQNNTYNFNNGDKDLFQKLIINKIKTSIYLADESVEDAYLIEKEKNYFRFQILDDNGNISSEEIIGKDYLKRIKIANPIKREEYKNFKIITTIDGREYMAYDLSYNEDYLTFYEKEEFFDVGKINIIAKNSIENISELKVKLKVKKESFYNLIDLEKELEIFKILKTCLENNFLVFIDNKDFLETKIGIIVELKEEKLRIKEVDKYGNYNKISEIYLDEIELLAVKNYKFWEENYEEKF
- a CDS encoding toxin-antitoxin system YwqK family antitoxin, whose product is MKKNFRFCVLFIFVFLFNTLIAKAEREIKYVDSKIRKGMIYFKDEKTSYTGIMKDYHKNGKVKNEWTVVNGVIDGLSKVYYENGSLKYEAYLKNNKQDGIVKNYYPNGKLEMEIPFKDGIREGVQKQYSESGKLIVEATLKNNLRNGLYKDYYENGKVENEGIYKDDKKEGIFKEYYPNGNLKREVEYKNDIPNGIARQYNEKGIKEKETSFKNGIEDGVRKDYYKSGKLEVEGFYKNDKPDGWTYVYNEDGTLKREIFFVEGKAYEKSKDKK